From Candidatus Rubrimentiphilum sp., one genomic window encodes:
- a CDS encoding glycosyltransferase, whose protein sequence is MKRIVHIVRGYGLSALLRRAAGRAADRVETARRAAAAWRADRLAARLPKSPKALGFATRTAPLVTVLVTDARDWRRMNRCLLALQSLQNEIPLDVVIAYDRAIEREVRMHDGVRLLTHPAGTPLKPVLAQAAEGRGRFLAVVGADAIPSRRAIERQMIILEREDDIAAAAPRSSPISGSMLRMEFLRGALPEMPDDTAEGEVLNWLCRYAGEHGSRCLYHDDDVAAAYIVPAAGALLVVDEHVPFDDRDAGSRRIAALMSFARAAKWNVTFGSVDARAYPPYGDRLRNAGVEVVLGFRPRTLAELTAHGRSFDCVWLSRAKIAAGFADDVRSLQPKARIVYDTVDLHHLRLARQEAAIAKRTGWAEIERAEMESAQKSDIVVVTSAAEKTLLEERGLENIALVGLAEAAVARSADYRDTEGVLFVGNYAHEPNVDAALWLAREIMPLVWREVPQAVLTLSGADPTAAVRRLAERRIRVPGFVRSLDPLLNRARVFAAPLRFGAGLKGKILLALSAGIPVVTTSVGAEGIAQSPGDLAVADDARSFASAVTRIYGDEAEWRRYSAGASRAAARFSPQELARSFLGVLEKI, encoded by the coding sequence ATGAAGCGCATTGTCCACATCGTGCGCGGCTACGGCTTGTCTGCGTTGCTGCGGCGAGCTGCTGGGCGCGCGGCGGATCGCGTCGAAACTGCGCGTCGCGCAGCCGCGGCTTGGCGCGCCGATCGTTTGGCGGCGCGTCTTCCAAAATCGCCCAAAGCGCTCGGCTTTGCGACGCGGACGGCTCCACTTGTTACGGTGCTGGTAACCGATGCCCGCGATTGGCGCCGTATGAACCGCTGCCTGCTCGCGCTGCAATCGCTTCAAAACGAGATTCCGCTCGACGTCGTGATCGCGTACGATCGCGCTATAGAGCGCGAGGTGCGTATGCATGACGGCGTGCGACTTTTGACGCACCCCGCAGGGACGCCGTTGAAGCCGGTTTTGGCGCAAGCGGCGGAGGGGCGCGGCCGTTTTTTGGCAGTTGTTGGCGCAGACGCGATTCCGTCACGCCGCGCGATCGAACGCCAGATGATCATCCTCGAGCGCGAAGACGACATTGCCGCCGCCGCTCCTCGTTCCAGTCCAATTTCGGGCAGCATGCTGCGAATGGAATTCTTGCGCGGCGCCTTGCCGGAAATGCCCGATGACACGGCGGAGGGCGAAGTCTTGAATTGGTTGTGCCGCTACGCGGGCGAGCACGGATCGCGGTGTCTGTACCACGATGATGACGTCGCCGCGGCATACATCGTACCGGCTGCCGGTGCGCTGCTCGTCGTGGACGAACACGTGCCCTTCGACGATCGCGATGCGGGCTCGCGGCGGATCGCCGCGCTGATGTCGTTTGCGCGCGCCGCGAAATGGAACGTCACGTTCGGATCGGTCGACGCGCGCGCGTATCCGCCGTACGGCGATCGTTTGAGGAACGCCGGCGTTGAGGTCGTTCTCGGATTCCGGCCGCGCACGCTCGCCGAGCTCACCGCGCATGGCCGCAGTTTCGATTGCGTCTGGCTCTCCCGCGCGAAAATTGCCGCCGGATTCGCGGACGACGTTCGTTCGCTGCAGCCAAAAGCGCGGATAGTGTACGATACCGTCGATCTCCATCACCTCCGTCTCGCGCGTCAGGAAGCGGCGATCGCAAAACGCACCGGCTGGGCTGAGATCGAGCGCGCCGAAATGGAGAGCGCGCAAAAAAGCGATATCGTCGTCGTGACGAGCGCGGCTGAAAAAACGCTGCTCGAGGAAAGGGGACTGGAGAATATCGCCCTCGTCGGCTTAGCCGAAGCGGCGGTGGCGCGAAGCGCGGATTATCGCGATACGGAAGGCGTTCTGTTCGTCGGAAATTACGCGCACGAACCCAACGTCGATGCGGCCCTGTGGCTTGCGCGAGAGATCATGCCGCTGGTGTGGCGCGAAGTTCCGCAAGCGGTGCTGACGCTGTCCGGTGCGGATCCGACGGCGGCGGTCAGGCGTCTTGCCGAACGGCGGATACGCGTACCCGGCTTTGTTCGTTCGCTGGACCCATTGCTGAACAGGGCGCGCGTCTTCGCTGCGCCGCTGCGGTTCGGCGCGGGTTTAAAAGGAAAGATCTTGCTTGCGCTCTCCGCCGGCATTCCGGTCGTGACGACGAGCGTCGGGGCCGAGGGCATCGCGCAGAGTCCCGGCGATTTGGCAGTCGCGGACGATGCGCGCTCCTTTGCCTCCGCGGTCACCCGCATCTATGGGGACGAGGCAGAGTGGCGCCGCTACTCCGCGGGCGCGAGCCGCGCCGCAGCGCGCTTCTCGCCGCAAGAGTTGGCGCGCAGCTTTCTCGGGGTGCTCGAAAAAATCTAG
- a CDS encoding glycosyltransferase family 2 protein, with protein MHHYKNDAKAVLNIPETLSIQTPTTTSPKVVVIVLNWNGWLDTIECVESLLRSARVPNQIVIVDNGSVDDSVERICEWAEGFLVPEHLSQITLGWSYRPAPKPLAYAVFDSPLDSLAGTMPPETPIVIVRVGDNRGYAGGNNVGIRYALERFDADYVWILNNDTVVERHALDRKLSVAEHDPTIGIVGAKLLRYQEPAKIQALGGGTVNPSLGLDSQIGAGLDGSLATTEPIELEHVIGASLFVRVDAVRTVGLIDESYFLYREETDWCIKMRRSGWKLVCCPTAEVWHKQGSSIGYKSVLHDYYSVRNMLFLLHKHHPDEFLSAFLMIAFRSTAAKIARMQFRRLAFVAMAFRDFFVGVRGRTHTEEQLLANRDAALERKSH; from the coding sequence ATGCATCACTACAAAAACGACGCCAAGGCTGTGCTGAACATTCCGGAAACGCTTTCCATACAGACGCCAACGACGACCTCTCCAAAGGTCGTCGTTATTGTGCTGAACTGGAACGGATGGCTCGATACAATCGAGTGCGTCGAAAGCCTCCTGCGTTCCGCGCGCGTTCCCAATCAGATCGTCATCGTCGACAACGGCTCGGTGGACGATTCGGTCGAGCGCATCTGCGAATGGGCCGAAGGGTTTCTCGTGCCCGAGCATCTGTCGCAAATCACGCTCGGATGGTCGTACCGGCCGGCGCCCAAACCCTTGGCCTACGCCGTGTTCGATTCGCCTCTCGACTCACTTGCCGGAACGATGCCGCCGGAAACGCCGATCGTGATCGTGCGCGTCGGCGACAACCGCGGATACGCCGGCGGCAATAACGTCGGAATCCGCTACGCTCTCGAGCGGTTCGATGCGGATTACGTGTGGATTCTCAACAACGACACGGTTGTCGAGCGGCACGCACTCGACAGAAAGCTCTCGGTTGCGGAACACGATCCGACGATCGGCATCGTCGGCGCAAAGCTGCTGCGCTACCAGGAACCTGCCAAGATCCAGGCGCTGGGAGGCGGCACCGTCAACCCGTCGCTGGGACTGGATTCGCAGATCGGCGCCGGACTCGACGGTTCGCTGGCAACGACCGAGCCGATCGAACTCGAACACGTCATCGGCGCGAGCCTGTTCGTGCGCGTCGACGCAGTCCGCACGGTCGGACTGATAGATGAAAGTTATTTCCTGTACCGGGAAGAGACGGACTGGTGCATCAAGATGCGGCGGAGCGGATGGAAGCTCGTCTGCTGTCCAACCGCGGAAGTCTGGCACAAACAGGGTTCGTCAATCGGGTACAAGAGCGTTCTGCACGACTATTATTCAGTTCGGAACATGCTCTTCTTGCTGCACAAGCATCATCCGGATGAGTTCCTCTCGGCGTTTTTGATGATCGCCTTCCGTTCGACGGCGGCTAAGATCGCCCGCATGCAGTTCAGACGGCTCGCCTTCGTCGCCATGGCCTTCCGCGATTTCTTCGTCGGCGTCCGCGGCAGAACGCACACCGAGGAACAGCTGCTCGCCAATCGCGACGCGGCACTCGAGCGCAAAAGCCACTAG
- a CDS encoding ABC transporter permease produces the protein MYELVLRDLRLRYRGSLLGFGWTLLNPLLFMAIYTLVFSIYLRVNVPHYPAFLLAGIVPWGWLAGAMSQGTSAIIDGRMYVGKTLLPTEILVIVPVISNGVNFLFSLPILFLFAILLHVHLGLSLIMLPVVILIQFAIVLGLVMLTATFNVFYRDLQQLILYVLTLLFYLTPIFYTPSFVPEQYQYLIVWNPFAALIGCYHAIFYSGTFPTLYDLTVSSVFAFVILGLAQTCFSHYKESFSEYV, from the coding sequence GTGTACGAGCTGGTGCTGCGCGATCTGCGCCTGCGCTATCGCGGTTCGCTTTTGGGTTTCGGGTGGACGCTGTTGAACCCGCTCCTTTTTATGGCCATCTACACGCTGGTCTTTTCCATTTACCTGCGAGTGAACGTCCCCCACTACCCGGCGTTTTTGCTCGCCGGAATCGTCCCTTGGGGATGGCTCGCCGGCGCAATGTCGCAGGGAACGAGCGCGATCATCGATGGACGCATGTACGTCGGGAAGACGCTTCTGCCGACGGAGATACTGGTGATCGTCCCCGTGATTTCAAACGGCGTAAACTTTTTGTTTTCGCTGCCGATTCTGTTCCTTTTTGCCATACTGCTGCACGTGCATTTGGGGCTTTCGCTCATCATGCTGCCGGTGGTCATCCTGATTCAGTTTGCGATCGTGCTCGGGCTGGTCATGCTCACGGCGACGTTTAACGTATTTTACCGCGACCTTCAGCAGCTGATTCTGTACGTGCTCACCCTGCTTTTCTATCTCACGCCGATTTTCTACACTCCTTCGTTCGTGCCCGAGCAGTACCAATATCTGATCGTTTGGAATCCGTTCGCGGCGCTGATCGGGTGTTATCACGCGATCTTTTACTCCGGAACTTTTCCGACACTTTACGATCTCACGGTTTCGTCCGTGTTCGCCTTTGTGATCCTGGGGCTGGCGCAAACCTGCTTCTCGCATTACAAGGAATCGTTTAGCGAATACGTATGA
- the cysD gene encoding sulfate adenylyltransferase subunit CysD yields MNHDADLAQLEAESIYILREASACVDPLCMLWSIGKDSTALLWMARKAFFGRVPFPVVQLDTEMELPEVYEFRDRIVKEWDLDLRVELCPPESSVDQTLPPGARAAARKTEGLKNLLRRDGYRGVILGIRRDEQATRAKERIFSPRSFDGDWDVRHQPAEFWNHYTTDVAEGMHLRIHPLLHWTEVDIWRYHLREGIPYVPLYLAKDGKRYRSLGEKNITVPIDSNASTLEEIIVELEATREPERAGRLMDHEQEDAFERLRASGYM; encoded by the coding sequence TTGAATCACGACGCCGATCTCGCGCAGCTCGAAGCCGAATCGATCTACATTCTGCGCGAAGCAAGCGCTTGTGTCGATCCGCTGTGCATGTTGTGGTCGATCGGCAAAGACAGCACGGCGTTGTTATGGATGGCGCGCAAGGCGTTTTTCGGACGCGTTCCGTTTCCCGTCGTTCAGCTCGACACGGAGATGGAACTGCCCGAAGTCTATGAGTTCCGCGATCGTATCGTCAAAGAGTGGGACCTCGATCTGCGGGTGGAACTCTGCCCTCCCGAATCGAGTGTGGACCAAACGCTGCCGCCCGGCGCCCGGGCCGCCGCGCGCAAGACCGAGGGCCTCAAGAACTTGCTGCGCCGCGACGGATATCGCGGTGTGATTTTGGGAATCCGGCGCGACGAGCAAGCCACGCGCGCCAAAGAACGCATTTTCAGTCCGCGGTCGTTCGACGGCGACTGGGACGTGCGCCATCAACCGGCCGAGTTTTGGAACCATTACACCACCGACGTCGCCGAGGGCATGCACCTGCGGATTCACCCGCTGTTGCACTGGACCGAAGTGGATATTTGGCGCTACCACTTACGCGAAGGCATTCCGTACGTGCCGCTCTATCTGGCGAAGGACGGCAAACGGTACCGCTCGCTGGGCGAGAAGAACATCACGGTTCCGATAGACAGCAATGCCTCGACGCTTGAAGAGATCATCGTGGAGCTCGAAGCCACGCGCGAACCCGAACGCGCCGGCCGGCTCATGGATCACGAACAGGAAGACGCTTTCGAACGGCTGCGCGCGTCGGGTTATATGTAG
- a CDS encoding methyltransferase domain-containing protein: MSLLGASSKDYPVYDDPDKALLQTETSLAKIVSQIPPSSTVLDVGCASGYLAQLLRGKNCIVTGIEVNESAAAIARQHSAEVFVADLEEESLAEIVKRQEFDIIVFADVLEHLRTPGEVLKSAHGLLKPGGVVLASVPNIAHGAMRLSLLTGNFDYAEFGILDDSHLRFFTARSLDALFLSAGFSIEHVDRFRVPLFSDSNLVPHIQEADFAPQVVEEVRSDPEHDTLQFIVRALPLTEAARASELEKRFLSASTELAQVAATLRRRESEMALANSRNAEIESRFAGASAELTELSAEAAIANARIAELEKRLADASPKTGKDDGRAAARIAELEGQLAQTSAALNDAFAVLRDGRDEMVKVQAASQELEKQYASTRLALQNANEEMLKAQAALLDQTEAFLEATRAENERLALLIDTVQSSHFWKVKRVLGRFRRALLR, encoded by the coding sequence GTGAGCTTACTGGGCGCATCGTCAAAGGACTATCCTGTTTACGACGATCCGGACAAGGCGCTGCTTCAGACGGAAACGTCACTCGCAAAAATCGTCAGTCAAATTCCTCCGTCTTCGACAGTGCTCGATGTCGGATGTGCATCGGGATACCTCGCGCAACTTCTGCGGGGAAAGAATTGCATTGTAACGGGCATCGAGGTGAATGAAAGCGCCGCAGCCATTGCACGGCAGCATTCTGCCGAAGTCTTCGTCGCAGATCTGGAGGAAGAGAGCCTCGCCGAGATCGTCAAGCGGCAAGAATTTGACATCATTGTCTTTGCCGACGTCTTGGAACATCTTCGTACTCCCGGAGAGGTGCTGAAATCTGCGCACGGGCTGCTGAAGCCCGGCGGCGTAGTCCTGGCGTCGGTTCCCAACATCGCGCACGGCGCGATGCGGCTATCGCTGCTGACCGGGAACTTCGACTACGCCGAATTCGGCATCCTTGACGACTCGCATCTCCGGTTTTTCACCGCGCGATCTCTGGACGCTCTCTTTTTGTCGGCCGGGTTCAGCATCGAGCACGTCGACCGGTTCCGCGTTCCGCTGTTCAGCGATTCGAATCTCGTGCCGCACATCCAGGAAGCGGACTTTGCGCCGCAAGTCGTCGAGGAAGTGCGCAGCGATCCAGAGCACGACACGTTACAATTCATCGTGCGAGCGTTGCCCCTCACCGAGGCGGCGCGTGCGAGTGAGTTGGAGAAACGTTTCCTCTCCGCCAGTACCGAGCTTGCGCAAGTCGCGGCGACACTGCGCCGCCGTGAATCCGAGATGGCGCTCGCGAATTCACGGAACGCCGAGATCGAAAGCCGATTCGCCGGAGCCTCGGCCGAACTGACCGAGCTCAGCGCCGAAGCCGCAATTGCGAATGCGCGGATCGCCGAGTTAGAAAAACGCCTCGCCGACGCATCGCCGAAAACCGGCAAGGACGACGGTCGCGCCGCGGCGAGGATCGCGGAACTCGAAGGGCAGCTTGCCCAAACCTCGGCCGCGCTCAACGATGCCTTTGCCGTTCTGCGCGACGGTCGTGACGAGATGGTCAAGGTCCAGGCGGCGAGCCAGGAGCTCGAAAAACAGTATGCTAGCACCAGGCTTGCGTTACAAAATGCGAACGAAGAGATGCTGAAGGCGCAAGCCGCGCTGCTCGACCAAACTGAAGCGTTTCTTGAAGCCACTCGCGCCGAGAACGAACGCCTGGCGCTGTTAATCGATACGGTTCAGTCCAGCCACTTTTGGAAGGTCAAACGCGTATTGGGCCGGTTCCGCCGCGCTTTGCTCCGTTAG
- a CDS encoding ABC transporter ATP-binding protein, translating into MIDAIRVTGVSKRFRFPTIPKRATLKDMALRTMRLQRGDAIVDALKDVTFSVERGSTLGIIGRNGSGKSTLMRILGGILKPDSGVVQTAGAVAPLLALGTGFHPDLSGREGARIELFTLGMDRKRAEALMEQVVAFSEIGDFIDAPVRTYSVGMLMRLAFSVAICIDPDILLLDEVLAVGDEGFARKCHQTMLDFRARGKTVAIVTHAAEIIESWADTALWLDRGEVAGFGDPRTVVAAYHALTEQSAAEPAQYAFDLPKVAGLNRID; encoded by the coding sequence ATGATTGACGCCATTCGCGTAACCGGCGTTTCCAAACGCTTCCGCTTCCCGACCATTCCCAAGCGCGCAACGCTCAAGGACATGGCTCTGCGAACCATGCGCCTGCAGCGCGGCGACGCGATTGTGGACGCGCTCAAGGACGTAACGTTCTCGGTCGAACGCGGCTCGACGCTTGGCATCATCGGGCGAAACGGCTCGGGAAAATCAACGCTGATGCGCATTCTGGGCGGAATATTAAAGCCCGACAGCGGCGTCGTGCAAACCGCCGGCGCGGTAGCGCCGCTGCTCGCACTGGGCACGGGATTTCATCCGGATTTGAGCGGCCGCGAAGGCGCGCGTATCGAGCTCTTCACGCTCGGAATGGATCGGAAGCGGGCCGAGGCCTTAATGGAACAGGTCGTCGCTTTTTCGGAGATCGGCGACTTCATCGACGCGCCGGTGCGAACGTATTCGGTCGGCATGTTAATGCGGCTGGCGTTCTCCGTGGCGATTTGCATCGATCCGGATATTTTGCTGCTGGACGAAGTGTTGGCGGTGGGCGACGAAGGGTTTGCCCGGAAGTGTCATCAGACCATGCTGGATTTTCGCGCACGCGGGAAGACCGTCGCGATCGTTACGCACGCCGCGGAGATCATCGAGTCGTGGGCAGATACTGCGCTATGGCTCGATCGCGGCGAAGTGGCCGGTTTCGGAGATCCTCGGACCGTCGTTGCGGCCTATCACGCGCTAACGGAGCAAAGCGCGGCGGAACCGGCCCAATACGCGTTTGACCTTCCAAAAGTGGCTGGACTGAACCGTATCGATTAA
- the rfbD gene encoding dTDP-4-dehydrorhamnose reductase — protein sequence MRKLLLFGGSGQLGDQVRRRWTGFEISAPPRTQVDVHDRDAVARAIESGSPDVVMNCTAYNDVEGAERHPEAALSTNAFAVDAMAREAAQHGATFVTVSTDYVFDGTLGRPYAESDAPNPINAYGISKLRGELLVSSLKSNAYVVRTCGVYGTRVSSSKGYTFIDRILKKARAGEALAVVSDQIVSPTFAGDLAEALLRLIDARPEPGVYHAVNEGAVSWYDFARESLRQANVDVRVTPVTTESQGAGVRRPAYSALDNAKLRALGIRLPQWQDAIAAYLREKP from the coding sequence ATGCGTAAGCTCTTGCTCTTCGGCGGATCGGGTCAACTCGGCGATCAAGTGCGCCGGCGCTGGACGGGTTTCGAAATCAGCGCGCCGCCGCGCACGCAAGTGGACGTCCACGACCGCGACGCGGTCGCGCGCGCGATCGAATCCGGATCCCCTGACGTCGTGATGAACTGCACGGCATACAACGATGTCGAGGGCGCGGAGCGGCATCCGGAAGCTGCGCTGAGCACCAACGCGTTCGCGGTGGACGCGATGGCGCGCGAAGCGGCACAGCATGGCGCGACGTTCGTGACCGTCAGTACGGATTACGTTTTCGACGGAACGCTCGGGCGTCCGTACGCGGAAAGCGACGCGCCCAATCCGATCAACGCCTACGGTATTTCGAAGCTCCGCGGCGAGTTGCTTGTCTCTAGCCTAAAGTCGAATGCGTATGTCGTTCGAACGTGCGGCGTCTACGGAACGCGCGTGAGCTCCTCGAAGGGCTACACGTTTATCGATCGCATCTTGAAAAAAGCGCGCGCGGGCGAAGCACTCGCGGTTGTAAGCGATCAGATCGTCTCTCCGACGTTTGCCGGGGATTTGGCGGAAGCGCTGCTCCGGTTAATCGACGCGCGCCCCGAGCCCGGCGTCTATCATGCGGTCAACGAAGGCGCGGTCAGCTGGTACGACTTCGCGCGGGAAAGTCTGCGGCAGGCGAACGTTGACGTACGCGTTACGCCGGTGACGACCGAATCACAAGGCGCCGGCGTGCGCCGCCCGGCCTATTCTGCGCTGGACAATGCGAAATTGCGCGCGCTAGGAATCCGGCTTCCGCAATGGCAGGACGCTATCGCCGCCTACCTGCGGGAAAAGCCCTAA
- a CDS encoding O-antigen ligase family protein, whose translation MHRIPFHRLALTLCAFFLANTAISNAIPMVLPAGVEQPTRAVYPSLDEPGCCWLGPSAAFSIERPAAADRLVMDFVLPPYAAGPQPTALTLTALGRTQRLCCFGVGEHEATFILPPGPTGRIEAVVVSSSRFVPAEKGLNADRRVLAILLKHVMTVDSRTGEAYLGAEPFSSNLMLPRWRVIFDAACLVVTAIVMLALLRRPRWAWIALLITAPFLFPVPIYGTTLTVEKVVIVLAAIAMLTRKDFRAAIVRGPGRWVLAALIVFALDMALSAAGAHFRAAALRETLKGAEYAAAFGVAYGAYAIDPDESALRVVLTILAMLVSVLAFAQPSVETLQRTMVLGHIVPRIAGPLEGPNQLGAFLGIVLIALIGLSKRFTPSFVLALALGGFALLFTFSRGSILSFVLGVAVVLALRLRPERRTAIASAAGILCAIVLGATVFAAVTYPNAGLDRIFGSSDAYNGGLGSRVGLWHAALVLWKAHPLLGVGPGNFELLVGSLLPGVRTHPNGYYFQVLAEQGVIGIALFVALFVTSALVFVRSRVAPYAAAGFAVVLALGFHQLLDGLLPYPKVGLEFWGVVGCLTAALSVSVPPAARDA comes from the coding sequence ATGCATCGCATTCCCTTCCACAGACTCGCGCTGACATTGTGCGCGTTTTTCTTGGCAAATACCGCCATTTCTAACGCAATTCCAATGGTGCTGCCCGCCGGTGTCGAGCAGCCGACTCGCGCAGTATACCCATCTTTGGACGAACCCGGCTGCTGCTGGCTGGGGCCGTCCGCGGCCTTTTCGATCGAGCGGCCGGCCGCCGCGGATCGCCTGGTGATGGACTTCGTGCTGCCCCCGTACGCGGCCGGACCCCAGCCGACGGCTTTGACCCTAACGGCGCTCGGACGGACCCAGCGCCTCTGTTGTTTTGGGGTGGGGGAGCACGAGGCGACATTCATCCTCCCGCCCGGCCCCACCGGGCGCATCGAAGCCGTGGTCGTGTCGAGCTCCCGGTTCGTCCCGGCGGAAAAGGGGCTCAATGCGGATCGCCGCGTGCTGGCGATTCTGCTCAAACACGTGATGACGGTCGACAGCCGCACCGGCGAAGCCTACCTCGGCGCCGAGCCGTTCAGTTCGAATCTCATGCTGCCCCGCTGGCGCGTCATCTTCGACGCAGCGTGTCTTGTGGTGACCGCGATCGTCATGCTCGCGCTCTTGCGCCGGCCGCGATGGGCGTGGATCGCGTTGCTGATCACCGCGCCGTTCCTTTTCCCGGTTCCGATCTACGGAACGACGCTGACGGTGGAAAAAGTCGTCATCGTCTTGGCCGCGATCGCGATGCTGACGCGCAAAGACTTTCGCGCCGCGATCGTGCGCGGGCCCGGGCGCTGGGTGCTCGCCGCGCTGATCGTGTTCGCGCTGGACATGGCGCTCTCGGCGGCGGGCGCGCATTTCCGCGCGGCGGCTTTACGCGAAACGCTGAAAGGCGCGGAATACGCAGCTGCGTTCGGTGTCGCATACGGCGCCTATGCGATCGATCCGGACGAATCCGCGTTGCGTGTGGTGCTGACGATACTGGCCATGCTGGTTTCGGTGCTCGCGTTCGCGCAGCCGTCGGTGGAAACACTGCAGCGCACGATGGTGCTCGGCCACATCGTTCCGCGAATCGCCGGACCGCTCGAAGGACCGAATCAGCTCGGCGCCTTTCTCGGCATCGTGCTGATCGCGTTGATCGGGTTGAGCAAACGTTTCACGCCATCGTTCGTACTGGCGCTCGCGCTGGGTGGATTTGCGCTGCTCTTTACGTTCTCGCGCGGCAGCATTTTGTCGTTCGTGCTCGGCGTTGCCGTCGTGTTGGCGTTGCGGTTGCGACCCGAACGCCGCACCGCGATCGCTTCAGCGGCCGGGATACTCTGCGCGATCGTACTGGGTGCGACGGTCTTTGCCGCCGTCACCTATCCAAATGCCGGCCTCGACCGGATCTTCGGATCGTCCGACGCCTACAACGGCGGTCTCGGTTCGCGCGTCGGCCTTTGGCACGCGGCACTCGTTCTGTGGAAGGCGCATCCGTTGCTGGGCGTCGGGCCCGGAAACTTCGAACTGCTCGTCGGCTCGCTCTTGCCGGGCGTGCGCACGCACCCGAACGGCTATTACTTTCAGGTCTTGGCCGAGCAGGGCGTAATCGGCATCGCGCTGTTCGTCGCGCTATTTGTGACGAGCGCGCTGGTCTTCGTTCGCAGCCGGGTCGCGCCGTACGCGGCTGCGGGTTTCGCCGTCGTTCTCGCGCTCGGATTTCATCAGTTGCTGGACGGCCTGTTGCCTTATCCCAAAGTCGGTTTGGAGTTTTGGGGAGTCGTCGGATGCTTGACCGCCGCGCTTTCGGTCTCCGTACCGCCGGCGGCGCGCGATGCGTAA